A portion of the Macaca mulatta isolate MMU2019108-1 chromosome 4, T2T-MMU8v2.0, whole genome shotgun sequence genome contains these proteins:
- the LOC699792 gene encoding cTAGE family member 2, translated as MEEPGATPQPYLGPIPQLPHRVVAALTEGMRTDSHPYGFPWELVIHAAVVGFFAILLFLWRTFRSVRSRLYVRREKKLAVELSGLVEEKCKLLEIFSLVEKEYEDYEVESSLEDTSFEKAAAEARSLEATCEKLNRANSELEHEILCLEKELKEEKSKHSERDELMADISKSIQSLEYESKSLKSQVAEAKMTFTTCQMNEERLKIATKDALNENSQLQQSQKQLSQEAEVWKEQVSELNKQKITFEDSKVHAEQVLNDKANHIKTLTERLLKMKDWAGRLEEDITDDDNLEVNSELEDGAHLDDPSKGALKKLIHVELNASLKTLEGERNQIYIQLSEVDKTKEELTERIKHLQTEQASLQSENTHFESENQKLQQNLKVMTELYQENEMSLYRKLIVEEKRRLEKEEKLSKVDEMMSHATKELETYGQRAKDLKEFEKTIPFYQRKTISHEEKARHNWLAARAAERNLSNLRKENAHNRQKLAETEYKIKLLEKDPYALDVPNTAFGRERSPYGPSPLGRPSPETRAFLYPPTLLEGPLRLSPLPPREERRGSRGPGNPPDHQIANERGESSCERLTRPHRAPSDTGPLPSPWEQDRRMMFPPPGQSYPDSAPPPQREDRLYSNSARRSGPAELRSFNTPSLDKMDGSMPSEMESSRNDIRDDPGNLNVPDSSLPTEKEATGTGFIRPPLAPIRGPLFPVDTRGPFMRRGPPFPPPPPGTRFGAPRDYFPPRYFPGPRHAPFATRNVYPPRGFPPYLPPRPGFLPPPPHSEGRSEFPSGLSLPSNEPATEHPEPQQET; from the coding sequence ATGGAGGAGCCAGGGGCTACCCCTCAGCCGTACCTGGGACCGATCCCGCAGTTGCCACACAGGGTTGTGGCAGCACTGACTGAAGGTATGAGAACAGATTCTCATCCTTATGGTTTTCCATGGGAATTGGTGATACATGCAGCTGTTGTTGGATTTTTTGCTATTCTCCTTTTTCTGTGGCGAACTTTTAGATCGGTTAGGAGTCGGCTTTatgtgagaagagagaaaaaacttGCTGTGGAGCTTTCTGGACTAgttgaagaaaaatgtaaactacTCGAAATATTTAGCCTTGTTGAAAAAGAGTATGAAGACTATGAAGTAGAGTCATCTTTAGAGGATACCAGCTTTGAGAAGGCGGCAGCAGAAGCACGAAGTTTGGAGGCAACCTGTGAAAAGCTGAACAGGGCAAATTCTGAGCTTGAGCATGAAATACTCTGTCTAGAAAAAGagttaaaagaagagaaatctaaacatTCTGAACGAGATGAATTGATGGCGGATATTTCCAAAAGCATACAGTCGCTGGAATATGAGTCAAAATCCCTCAAATCACAAGTAGCTGAAGCCAAAATGACCTTCACGACATGTCAAATGAACGAAGAACGACTGAAGATAGCAACAAAAGATGCTTTGAATGAAAATTCTCAACTTCAACAAAGCCAGAAGCAGCTTTCGCAAGAAGCTGAAGTATGGAAAGAACAAGTGAGTGAacttaataaacagaaaataacatttgaagACTCCAAAGTACATGCAGAACAAGTTCTAAATGACAAAGCAAATCACATCAAGACTCTGACTGAACGCTTGCTAAAGATGAAAGATTGGGCTGGGAGGCTTGAAGAAGACATAACGGATGATGATAACTTAGAAGTGAACAGTGAATTGGAAGATGGTGCTCACTTAGATGATCCTTCAAAAGGAGCTTTGAAGAAGCTGATCCATGTAGAGTTAAATGCTTCTTTAAAAACcttagaaggagaaagaaaccaAATTTATATTCAGTTATCTGAAGTTGATAAAACAAAGGAAGAGCTTACAGAGCGTATTAAACATCTTCAGACTGAACAAGCATCTTTGCAGTCAGAAAACACACATTTTGAAAGTGAGAATCAGAAGCTTCAACAGAATCTTAAAGTAATGACTGAATTATATCAAGAAAACGAAATGAGCCTCTACAGGAAATTAATAGTAGAGGAAAAAAGGCGgttagagaaagaagagaaactttCTAAAGTAGACGAAATGATGAGCCATGCCACTAAAGAGCTGGAGACCTATGGACAGCGAGCCAAAGATCTTAAAGAATTTGAGAAAACTATTCCTTTTTATCAAAGGAAGACTATTTCCCATGAGGAAAAAGCACGTCATAATTGGTTGGCGGCTCGGGCTGCTGAAAGAAACCTCAgcaatttaaggaaagaaaatgcccacaacagacaaaaattagctgaaacaGAGTATAAAATAAAGCTTCTAGAAAAGGATCCGTATGCACTTGATGTGCCAAATACGGCGTTTGGCAGAGAGCGTTCCCCATATGGTCCCTCACCATTGGGTCGGCCTTCACCTGAAACGAGAGCTTTTCTCTATCCTCCAACCCTGCTGGAGGGTCCACTCAgactctcacctctgcctccaagggaagaaagaagaggctCAAGAGGCCCAGGGAATCCTCCGGACCATCAGATTGCCAATGAAAGAGGAGAATCAAGCTGTGAGAGGTTAACCCGTCCTCACAGGGCTCCTTCTGACACTGGGCCCCTGCCATCTCCGTGGGAACAGGACCGTAGGATGATGTTTCCTCCACCAGGACAGTCATATCCTGATTCAGCTCCTCCTCCCCAAAGGGAAGACAGACTTTATTCCAACTCTGCTAGGCGCTCTGGACCAGCAGAACTCAGAAGTTTTAATACGCCTTCTTTGGATAAAATGGATGGGTCAATGCCTTCAGAAATGGAATCCAGTAGAAATGATATCAGAGATGATCCTGGGAATTTAAATGTGCCTGATTCATCTCTGCCCACTGAAAAAGAAGCAACTGGCACCGGCTTTATTCGTCCACCTCTTGCTCCAATCAGAGGTCCATTGTTTCCAGTGGATACAAGAGGCCCGTTCATGAGAAGAGgacctcctttccctcctcctcctccaggaaccAGGTTTGGAGCTCCTCGAGATTATTTTCCACCAAGGTATTTCCCAGGTCCACGGCATGCTCCATTTGCAACGAGAAACGTCTATCCACCGAGGGGTTTTCCTCCTTACCTTCCCCCAAGACCTGGatttctccccccacccccacattcTGAAGGTAGAAGCGAGTTCCCTTCAGGGCTGAGTCTGCCTTCAAATGAGCCTGCTACTGAACATCCAGAACCACAGCAAGAAACCTGA